DNA from Mycolicibacterium alvei:
GTCCAGGTGCCCGACACCCATCCGCTGCGCCGGGACACCCGCGACTAGGTTTGCGCGACGAACGCTGCTCAGCGCGCCGGTGTCGACAGTGGCCAACCCACCGAGGCCAGCCGCGCGGCGACCTGGTTGATCTCTTCGGGGTTGGGTTCCTTCTCGATGACGTTGTGCACCGCGACGTGGATCTCGTCGTCGGTGATCGGTCGGGCCCCGTCACTGGACCGCAGGATGTCGTGGGTGGCCTTGACGACCTCGTCCTCGGTGAGTGATCGGGTCAGCAGCGCCAGCAGCGCGAAGTGGTCCTTGTGCGGCACCCCTTCGGGATAACCGGCACGCAGCCAGCGCAGCACGTTGTCCAGGAAGCTCGCCTCGGCCATGACGCTCACCTCACTTCGTGGGCAGGAACGGGAACAGGTCGACACCGGTGTGGTGGATGATCGTGGTCCGCGTGATCCACGCGATGGCCACCAGAATCACCACACCGACCAGGGCGAACAACGCCAGGCCGAGGAACCTCAGGGCCGCGTTGGGGGCATGGGTGGTGCCGTCGGCGTCCACACCGCCGTCACCGTTGGAGTAGGCCACGAGTCCCGCGGCGAACACCGCAGGCAGGCCGGCGCCGAGGATCAGCCCGACCACGAGAACCTTGAGAATGGCTTCCAGATAAGTCATTGCGATTCCTTGTGTCAGACCGCAGCCTTGTCGGCCCCGGACGTTGCGGTACCGGCAGGCTTGTCACTGTTCGGGGTGGAGTTGGACGCCTCACGCAACTCGGCGGGCACCACCGAGTTGGTGGAGTGGTCCCAATCGGCGTTGACGTTGCTGGGGTCGACCTTCTGCTGCTGGGCGCGCCACCACATGTAACCGGACAGGGCGACCAGCACCAGGAAGATCAGCCCGTCACCGGCGAGCGACGAGGACGTCAGCGACTCGATACCGTGCGACAGCCAGAAGGCCAGCGCGCCGACGAAACCCGCGGCGGGCAGCGTGACCAGCCAGGCCACGGCCATGCGGCCGGCGACCGCCCAACGCACCTCGGCGGCGGGCTTGCCCACGCCGCTGCCCAGGATCGAACCGGTCGCCACGTGGGTGGTGGACAGGGCCATACCGGCGGCACTCGAGCTCAGGATGATCGCGGCCGACGACGCCTCGGCCGCCAGACCCTGCGGGGATTCGATCTCCACCAGGCCCTTGCCCAGGGTGCGGATGACCCGCCAGCCGCCGATGTAGGTGCCCAGGCCGATGGCCAGCGCGCACGAGGCGATGATCCAGAACGGCAGACCGTTGTTCTTCACGTCCCCGCTGAGGTGGCCGGTGGTGATCAGGGCCAGCGCGATGACACCCATGGTCTTCTGCGCATCGTTGGTTCCGTGGGAGAGCGCGACGAGCGAGGCGGTGGCGATCTGGCCCCAGCGGAAGCCCGCTTCGCGACGCTTCTGCGCGACGTTGCGCGTGATCCGGTAGACGAGCCAGGTGCCGCAGCACGCCACCAGGCAGGCGATCACGGGTGCGGCCACCGCCGGGATGAGCACCTTCTGGCTGACGCCGGACCAGTTCACCCCGGCCAGGCCGATGGCCGCCAGGCCGGCACCGATCAGGCCACCGAACAGGGCATGCGACGAGCTCGACGGGATACCGAACAGCCAGGTCAGCAGATTCCACAGGATGCCGCCGATCAGGCCGGCGAAGATGATCGTCAGCCCGGTCGAGGCATCGATCGAGGGGATCAGGGCTCCGGTAGTGGAGTCCTGGATCTTGAGCACCGAGCTCGTGACGGTGATCGCGACTTCGACCGACAGAAATGCACCGACCAGGTTCAACACGCCGGCGAGCAGCACCGCCGTCTTCGGCTTGAGAGCGCGGGTGGCGATCGAGGTGGCCATGGCGTTACCGGTGTCGTGAAAGCCGTTGGTGAAGTCAAAAGCCAGTGCTGTTGCTATCAATAGCACCAGGACGATCAGCTCAGAGCTCATGGCGGTAATTCTGTCGGACCGCAGGTGTATTTGACCAGCCGGAAACACCTTGCTGAGCTGGTAATTCGGATAGGCTCCGGATGAGTTCACCCAGTGTTCACCTGCGCAACGCGCACTGTTTGCCGGGGCCATTTGCCGATCCCGGAGCAGCCGATAAATTCGTTGCAAGCCAGAGTCGGCCGGCAGCACTACGATCAATGCCGTCTTCCGGTTCCTGTCCCGCCGAATCGGGGACAGCAGCCTCGGGGTGCACCATCAGGAGTAGGCGCAGTGAACGAATTTCTCGCGAAGATCGCGGCCTGGCTGAACGCCGGGTACCCCGACGGGGTGCCCGGACCAGACCGGGTGCCGCTGTTGGCACTACTGACCCGGCGACTGACCAACGACGAAGTCAAAGCCGTCGCACGGGATCTCATCGATCGCGGTGACTTCGATCACATCGACATCGGTGTGCTGATCACCCAGATCACCGACGAACTGCCCCGCGTCCAGGATGTCGAGCGGGTCCGGGAACGACTCGCCGCCAAGGGTTGGCCGTTGGACGATCCGCGCGAAACCGAGGGCTCGCTCGACACCGACGAAGCCCGCAACAACGGCGTCGACCCGAAAGACGCAGGGGGCCCGGCATAGCCGTCCTGCGCCCCGTCGCCGTCGGATCCGCGACGGACACGTTGGCGGCGGCCCTCGACGACGTCCTGACCGGAAACGGGTCGGCGATCCTGCCGGTGCCCGCCGACGACGAACGTCAGAGGTCCCTGCTGACAACGACTTTGCGCGCCGGCGAGGAAATCGACGACGACGTTGCCGTGGTGATCTCGACCTCGGGCACCACCGGTGAACCCAAGGGCGCGATGCTGACCGCGGCGGCGTTGCGATCCAGCGCCGAGTCGACGCACGCCCGGTTGGGCGGCGCGGGGCGGTGGCTGCTCGCCCTGCCCGCCTACCACATTGCCGGCCTGCAGGTCCTGGTCCGCAGCACACTCGCAGGCACCACGCCCGTCGCTGTCTCGGCCTCCTTCGACCCGAGCGAATTACCTTCTGCGGTAGCTGCTTTGGGCAGTGGCCGACGCTACGCGTCGCTGGTGGCGGTGCAATTGGACAAGTCGCTGCGTGATCCGGGCGCGGCGGAAGCACTGGCCGACCTCGACGCCGTGCTGATCGGCGGCGGGCCCATGCCCGCGGGTGTCGCCGACCGCGCCGAGGCGGCCGGGGTGCACGTCGTGCGCACCTACGGGATGAGCGAGACCGCCGGCGGCTGCGTGTACGACGGCGTGGCGCTCGACGGGGTGAACGTGCGCGTGGACAATTCGCGCATCCTGCTCGGCGGCGCCACCGTCGCCAAGGGGTATCGCAACACGATCACCCCCGATCCGTTCGCCGAGCCCGACTGGTTCCGCACTGATGACCTTGGCACCGTGGATGATTCGGGCGTGTTGCGGGTCCTGGGCCGGGTCGACGACGCGGTCAGCACCGGCGGTTTGACGGTGCTGCCACAACTGGTCGAATCGGCACTGGCCGGCCACCCGGCGATCGCCGAGTGTGCGGTGTTCGGAGTGCCCGATGAGCGGCTCGGACAGCGGGTGGCCGCCGCACTGGTCCTGACCCCCGGTTCGTCGGCCCCCGATGTGGCCGAGTTGTGTGGCCACGTGGCGCAAACGCTGGATGCCACCGCGGCACCGCGGGAGGTGCACGTCGTCGACGAGTTACCCCGGCGCGGCATCGGCAAGGTGGACCGCCGGGCGCTCATGGCGCGATTCGGTGAGCGATAAACCATTCGCCACCGCAGGCATGATGGAGGCATGCGCCGAGAAGTGACCTCAGTGGACGACCTGCGTGCCCTCGTCGGCCACCCCACCGCGGCCGCCGTCAACAAGGTGACGGCCAGACTGTCGGAGGCACAGCAGGTCTGGCTCAAGCAGTCACCGCTGGGTTTCGTGGCCACCACCGATGCACAGGGCCGCGTCGACGTCTCCCCCAAGGGTGACCCGCCCGGTTTCGTCCACATCATCGACGACACCACGATCGCGATCCCGGAACGGCCCGGCAACCGGCGCGCCGACGGCTACCTCAACGTCCTGGAACGCCCACACGTCGGCACCGTGTTCGTCATCCCCGGCCGCGGCGACACCTTGCGGATCAACGGCACCGCGCAGATCCTTTCCGATGCCGACTATTTCGACACCATGGCGGTGAACGGCAAGCGACCGATCCTGGCCCTGGAGATCGCCGTCGACGAGGTCTTCTTCCACTGCCCCAAGGCATTCCTGCGCTCGGACACGTGGAAGCCCGAGACCTGGAATCCGACGGCGGCGCCCTCGGTGGCCCAGATGGCCAAGGAGTTCAAACCCGATCAGAGCCGGGCCGAACTCGACGAGTACTACCGCGAGGACAATCTGCGCAAGATCCTCTACTGAACCGGTTTCACCAGGATCGCCCGCGTGTAGAGCAGCTGAAAACCTCGGCGCTGCACGTTGTTCTGAGACTTCGAGCCGGGTGCCGTCGTCACCACGGCGATCTCGCATCCGGCGTCGGCAGCCTCGGCCAGCCGCGCCGCCAGCAGCGCGGCCTGCACACCGCGGCGCCGGTGGGCCGGCGCCGTCGCCGCCCCGCACAGCTGCGCGATCCCGTCGGCCCGCCGCATCATCCCGCCACCGGCCACGACTCCGTCACGGAGCGCGACATACGCTGTGGCGCCAGCTTTTTCGATGTCCCGCTCGGCTCGCTCGAGAATGTCGGCCGGGAACTGTTCATGGCTGACCGGACCGTCGTCGGGATGGGCGAACCCCTCCACCACGACATTCACCCAGGCAGTGAGGTCCTCGGCCCGGCGCACCTGTACGTCCGACGCCGGCGAGCGCTCGTCCCCCACCGGCCTGCCGAGCACATTCTCGAATTCGACGAGCCGATAACCGCGGCCCGACAACAGGGCGGCGATCTCGGGATCGGCCAGGTTGGACAGTTCCACCCGGGTTTCGCTGCCTCGGGCCGCGAAGGCCCGTTCGATCTCGCCCAGCACCGCCTCGTCGGGGACACCTTCGAAGCCGAGTCCGACCACCTTGTTCATCGGTGAATCCGTCTCGGCGAAACAGGCGAATCCGCCGGCCACCGGCAACACCAACCCGTCGGCACCACGGTCCCCGGCCGCGTGCGTCGCCGCCACGATCAGACCCGCCTCGGCCTTCTCGATGCGCCGGGCCAGATCGACACCGCAGAACAACTGCGCCCCGTCCGCCCGCGGGTTCCCGTTGCTCACCGCGGCGGCCCGGCCGGCGCCCACGTCCTCATCGCGGCGTCGAGCGCTTCACCGTCGAGCGCTTGCACCGGAATGGGTGACTGACCCGGCTGACAACGCATGCCTTCCAGCAGGATGGCAACGTAGCGACGCCAGAGCTCGGGGTCGACATGCCCGGCGAACTCGCTCACCGTGCCGGACAACAACCCGAGGAGCGGCATGTCCGTCGACGACAGTTCCGGACGTAGATGACCGTCGCGCTGCGCCCGCTCGACGAGCGCGGTCAACACCGGGACGAGACCTTCCTGGCAGGCCTTCACCCGGTCGCCGCCGTAGACCTTGCTGAACGCGATTTCCCGTAGCCCTCGATCGGTCGCGGTGATCTCACACATGCTCGCGACGTACCACGCGAACCCTGACCACGAATCTTCGTGTTGCAGTGCAGTTTTGGCCAGTGCGGTGAGCTGCTCCATGCCGTCGACGAAGATCGCCTCGATCAGCTCCTCCTTGGTGGCGAACCGCCGATACACGGTGCCCGCCCCGACGTTGGCGTGACGCGCCACGTCGTTCAGCGTGGCTTCGAGGCCTTTCTCGGCAAACAGTTCCCGTGCCGCGGTCAACACCCGCTGCCGATTGCGCTCGGCATCTCTGCGCAGCACACGGCGTGTCTCCTCGGTCATATCCCACAGCCTAAGTGATGGATCTCATAAGTGGATTGAAACTATCCACTTATTCCGCTAACTTTACGCGACGAACTGCGTAGGCTGCCGAATACCCAGGTCGTAGCGAGGCGCAACGAACGTTTGGGAGACCACATTGATTGCCGTCCAGGCACGACGACACGTCACCGCCCTCCACTCGCAACCGCAATGCTGAAGGTCATCCGCCGAATCTGGCTCCCCTTCCTGATCGTCATCGCGATGGGGGCCGGGGTGCTGATCGTGATGAACGTCCGCAAGGTCTTCGGCGCGCATCCGGTCATCATCACCGAGACCACATCGGACAATGCCGAGGACTTCAATCCCAAGGTCGTGAAGTACGAGATCTTCGGTACCGGCGGCACTGCCGTCATCAACTACATGGACCTCGAAGGCAGACCTCAGCGCACCGGAACCGTGCCCCTGCCATGGACCGTGACGCTGCAGACCACGTTGCCGTCGGTGCAGCCCAACATCATGGCGCAAGGTGACGGGGACAGCATCAGCTGCCGGGTCACCGTCGACGACGAGGTCAAAGAAGAGAGAACGGCTACTGGATTGAACGCACAGACCTTCTGCTTTGTGAAGGCAGCATGAGCGGCCCCAGGGGAGAAACCCCCACCGACGAGACCCCGACCGACGCCATTGCCACCGGGCGCCACTCGGCACCTGAGCGCCCGCTGATCCCGCGCCTCATCCGAACGTTCGCCCTGCCGATCATCCTGGCGTGGATCGTGATCGTCGCGCTGCTCAACACCGTCGTCCCGCAACTCGAGGTCGTCGGGAAGATGCGCGCAGTGTCGATGAGCCCCAACGACGCACCGTCGATGATCGCCATCAAAGAGGTCGGCAAGAAGTTCCAGGAGTACGACACCAGCAGCTCGGTGATGGTGGTGCTCGAAGGCGACAAGCCACTGGGCCTCGAGGCGCACATCTTCTACGACCAGATGGTGCGCGACCTGCGCGCCGACACCACCCACGTACAGCATGTGCAGGACTTCTGGGGCGACACCCTGACCGCCAAGGGCGCCCAGAGCCGCGACGGCAAGGCCGCCTACGTGCAGGTCTACATCGCCGGCGACCAGGGTGAGACGCTCGCCAACGAGTCCGTCGAGGCGGTGCGGCGCATCGCCACCGAAAGCCCCGCACCTGACGGCGTGAAGGCGTACGTCACCGGGTCCGCGGCATCGAGCACCGACCAGAACATCGTCGGCGACGAGAGCATGAAGCTCATCGAGTTCGTCACGTTCGGCGTCATCGCGGTGATGCTGCTGGGCGTGTACCGGTCGATCATCACGACGCTGATCGTGCTGGGCATGGTCCTACTCGAATTGTCCGGCGCCCGTGGGATGGTCGCGTTGCTGGGCTATCACAACTTCTTCGGTCTCACGACGTTCGCCACCAACATGCTGGTGACCCTGGCCATCGCCGCGGCCACCGACTACGCAATCTTCCTCATCGGCCGATATCACGAAGCCCGAAGATCCGGCGAGGACAAAGAAGCGGCCTACTACGACATGTTCCACGGCACGGCCCACGTCGTGCTCGCGTCGGGCCTGACCATCGCCGGCGCGACGCTGTGCCTGCACTTCACCCGCCTGCCGTACTTCCAGACCATGGGCATCCCGCTGGCGGTCGGCATGGTGGTCGTGGTCGCCATGGCGCTGACCCTGGGGCCGGCCGTCATCTCGGTGTTCGGCCGATTCGGCAAGATACTGGAGCCCAAGCGGCATTCGAAGTCCCGCGGATGGCACCGCGTCGGTACCGCCACGGTCCGCTGGCCGGGCGCAATCCTGGTGTGCGCCATCGTCGCTGCGTTGATCGGCCTGCTCGCCCTGCCCGGCTACCACACCACCTACAACGACCGCATCTTCCTGCCCAAGGACGTGGGGACGAACGTCGGGTACGACGCGGCGTTCCGCCACTTCTCGCAGGCGAAGATGAACCCGGACCTGATGATGATCGAGTCCGATCGCGATCTGCGGAACCCGGCCGACTTCCTGGTGATCGACAAGATCGCCAAGGCCCTCAAGAACGTGCACGGCATCGCCCAGGTGCAGACCATCACCCGTCCCGACGGCGAGCCGATCAAGCACTCGACGATCCCCTACGCGCTGGGCCAGAGCGGCACGACCCAGTTGATGAACAACGACTACGCGCAGGCCAATCTGCAGAATCTGCTCGACCAGGCCGACGACCTGCAGACCAGCATCGACGCCATGACCGAGATGATGAGCATCCAGACGGATCTGGCCGCGGTGTCACAGAGCATGGCCGACAAGATGAAGACGACGTCGGGCGACATGAACGACGTCCGGGATCACCTGGCCGACTTCGACGACCAGTTCCGGCCGCTGCGCAACTACCTCTACTGGGAACCGCACTGCTTCGACATCCCGATCTGCTGGTCGATGCGGTCGGTCTTCGATTCACTCGACGGCATCAACAAGTTGTCCGACGACTTCCAGGACCTGGTTCCCGACATGCAGCGCATGGCGGACCTGATGCCGAAGATGGTCGCCACCATGCCGCGGCAGATCCAGTCGATGAAGCATCAGAAAGAGCTGCTGCTCAACCAGTACCAGGTGCAGAAGGCCCAGCAGGACCAGACGATGGCGATGCAGAACACCGCCACCGCCATGAGCGAGGCGTTCGACACGGCCAAGAACGACGATTCGTTCTACCTGCCGCCGGAGGCGTTCGAGACCGCCGACTTCCAGCGGGGCCTCAAGCTGTTCATGTCGCCCGACGGACATGCGGTGCGGCTCACCATCATTCACCAGGGTGATCCGCTGACCCCCGAAGGCACCGCACGCATCGAACCGCTCAAGATCGCGGCGGCCGACGCCATCAAGGGAACCCCGCTCGAGGGTGCCAAGATCTACCTCGGCGGCAGCTCGGCGACCTACCACGACATGCAGTTGGGTGCGGACTACGACCTGATCATCGTCGCCGCGGCGGCACTGATCCTGATCTTCATCATCATGTTGGTGCTCACCCGGGCCGTGGTGGCCTCCGCGGTGATCGTCGGCACCGTGGTGCTCAGTCTCGCCTCGGCCTTCGGACTGTCGGTGCTGCTGTGGCAACACATCGTGGGAATCCCGTTGCACTGGATGGTGATGCCGATGTCGGTCATCGTCCTGCTGGCCGTCGGCGCGGACTACAACCTCCTGCTCGTCGCACGAATAAAGGAGGAGATCCACGCCGGGCTGAAGACCGGAATCATCCGGGCCATGGTCGGCACCGGCGCCGTGGTGACGTCGGCGGGCTTGGTCTTCGCGTTCACCATGGCCTCGATGGCGGTCAGCAGTTTGATCGTTATCGGTCAGGTCGGCACCACGATCGGCTTAGGCTTGCTGTTCGACACCCTCGTGGTTCGGTCGTTGATGACGCCGTCCATCGCCACGCTCCTCGGGCGCTGGTTCTGGTGGCCTCAGCACGTCCGTCAACGTCCGGTGCCGAAACCCTGGCCGAAACCCGTCCAACGAGATCCCGAGGAGGCCCTGACCTGATGAAACGCCTCATCATCGCCCTGTCGATCTGTGCCGCAGCCGGTCTGGCCGTCTCGGCGCCGGCCTATGCCGATCCCGATACCGATTTCGCCAACGAGTTGCACACCTTCGGCATCTACGGGCAGCGTGACTACAACGCCTGGATCGGCAAGATCATGTGCAAACGACTGCGCAACGGCGTCGACCACACTGCCCAGGACTCGGTGAAGTTCGTCAAGAAGCAACTGGCCAAGGACAGCAGCGACGCCCAGGCCTGGCAGTTCACCGGCACCGCCATCAACTACTACTGCCCCGATCAGCGTGGCGTCTACGAACGGGCCGCGCACTAACCGACTTTGGGAGCACCATGTCCAACCGCACCAGCGTCAAAACCCTGATCCGCACCGGCGTCGCCGCCTGCGCCGTGGCCGGCAGCCTGGCCACCGCAGGCATCGTCAACGCCGACGCGACCGACGACTACCCGATCCCCAACCGGATCCTGCGCACCCCCTGCACCGCCGAACAGATCATGGCCGCCGCCCGCGACGTCGAACCCGTCTACTACGAGCGCTACATGATCGACTACAACAACAAGCCCGTCGCCGACCAGCAGGGCGCCCAGGACCGCATCCACTGGTTCTTCTCCATGGACTACGCCGGCCGCCGCCAGTACTCCGAGAACATGGCCACCAACGCCTTCTTCGAGAACATGTCCTGGCGCTGGCCCAACTGGGCCAAGCTGTTCTTCAACAACAAGGGCGTCGCGGCCAACACCACCGACATCTGCCAGAACTACCCACCCAACGACATGTCGGTGTGGAACTGGCGCTGACGCACGCGCGTCAGTCCCGCGCGTCAGTCCGGGAGTGAGTTGCTCAACCGTTCGGTGGCCGCGAGGTAGTCCTCGATGAACTCGCGGACCACCTCGCGGGCCGGTTTGACCTTGTTCATCAGTCCCACGCCCTGCCCGACGAAGTAGGTAGCCAGCGCCTGCGCGCCCGGATGCCCCTGGGCGGCAAGCACATCCACCCGGCGGATGATCGGCTCGGCCAGCATGTTCTGCAGCGGTAGCGGAAGAGTCGGGTGGCCGTCGGCATTGGGCTGCCAGGCGTCGGTCCACTCCGAGCGGAGCTGGCGGGCCGGCTTGCCCGTCCGCCCGGTGGAACGCACGGTGTCCCGCGAGGTCGCCTCCAGCATCTTCTGCACGGTGTGCGGCGCGGTCTCGGCTTCCTCGGTGGTCAGCCAGACCGACCCGGTCCAGGCCCCCGCGGCGCCCATCGCGACGGTCGCGGCCATCTGCCGTCCGGTGACGATGCCGCCGGCTGCCAGCACCGGGATGTCGCTACCCGCCTGTTCCAGCGTCTCCAGTACCTCCGGCACGAGCACCAGCGTCGACACCTCACCGCAGTGCCCACCGGCCTCGGTGCCCTGCGCGACGATCAGGTCGACCCCGGCCTGCACCTGCTTGAGGGCGTGCTCGCGGGCTCCCACCAGCGCCGCGACGGGAACCCCGCGCTCACGGCCCGCCTCGATCATGTAGTCCGGTGGCACCCCGAGCGCGTTGGCGATCAGCTTGATCGGGTGGCTCATCGCGACGTCCAACAGTTCGCGGCCGGTGTCGCCGGACAGCGAGGATCCACCGAAGCGCTGCTTCTCCTCGGGCTCGATGTCGTGATCGGCGAGCAGCTGCGCGACGAATTCGCGGTACTCGGCGGGGATGCGATCGGTGAGCTGTCCCCGCGACAGCTTCTCGCCCTTGCCCTCGAACTTCGCCGGCACGATGATGTCGGCGCCGTAGGGCTTGCCGCCGACCTGCTCGTCGATCCAGGACAGCTCCTGGTCCAGTTGCTCGGGGGTGTAGGCGGTGGCGCCCAGCACGCCGAAGCCCCCGGCGTTGGTCACCGCGGCCACCACGTCGCGGCAGTGGCTGAAGGCGAAGAGCGGGAAATCGATACCGAACTGCTCACAGATGGCGGGTTTCACCCCGTCAGTATTGCCACCGGTACTTGACGGGTGTCAAGTACCCCGGGGATCAGGGCAGCTCGAAGGGCAGTGTCACCCCGTCGTGGGCCAGGCAGTGCGTGCAGGCGCGTTCGGTCTCGACGGCCTCCAGCGCCTCGTGCACCAGCTTCTTGAACGGCACCAGGTTGCGCTCGAACTCGCCGAAGACGTCGACCGTCGTCACCCCCGAGCCGGCCTCGATCCCGGCGTCCAGGTCCGTAACCAAAGCAATTGCCGCATAACACATCTCAAGCTCACGGGCCAGCACCGCCTCCGGGTAACCGGTCATGTTCACCAGGGTGAAACCCTGATCGGCGAACCACCGGCTCTCCGCGCGGGTGGAGAACCGCGGGCCCTGGATCACCACCATGGTGCCGCCGTCGACCACACCCGGAAGCGCGGCGGCGGTGGACCGCAATGCCGGGCAGTACGGATCGGCGAAACCGACGTGGATGCCGCCGGAATCGAAGTACGTGTCGACGCGGCCGCGGGTGCGGTCGACCAACTGATCGGGCACGACGATCGACCCCGGGCCCAGTTCGGCCGTCAGACTGCCCACCGCGCACGGAGCCAGGATCCGCCGCACGCCCAGCGTGCGCAGCGCCCACATGTTGGCCCGATAGGGCACCGTGTGCGGCGAGTACTCGTGGTCGACCCCGTGCCGGGGCAGGAACGCGACCTCGTGCCCACCCACCTCGCCGACCGTGATCGGTGCGCTCGGCGCCCCATAGGGAGTGTCCACGGTGACGGCTCGGGCCTGCGGCCCGAAGAACGAATAGAACCCACTACCGCCGATGACGCCGAGCATGCAGTGTTATTCGCCCTTGTCGGGGTTCGCGGCGTCGGCCGCGACGTCGTCGGCCTCAGGGGCCCCGAATTCCGCGTCGAAGTCGTCGAAATCCTCGTTGGCCTTGCGGGCGCCGTCGGCGATCTCGAAGACATCGGTGGCCAGGCCGCCGATGACCGTCGCGACGTCCTTGACGGCCGTGGTGATGATCGAGGTGACCTGCCCGACCGTCGAGGCCACGGCCTCGACGGATTCCTGCAGCACGTCCTTGCCGATCTCGGTCTTGCTGAGCTGCTCCTTCATGACGCTCAGTGTAGGAGTCCGCGCGGGATGGCACCCGGTCAGCTCATACGATGGCCGTCGTGGCCAGTTTCGCGCAATGGATCGAAGGCGCCCGTCCCCGCACCCTGCCCAACGCCGTCGCCCCGGTGCTCGCCGGCACCGGCGCCGCCGCCTGGACGGGGTCGGCGGTGTGGTGGAAAGCGTTGCTGGCGCTGGCCGTATCGCTCGCACTGATCATCGGGGTGAACTACGCCAACGACTACTCCGACGGCATCCGCGGCACCGACGACGTGCGGTCGGGCCCGTTACGGCTGGTGGGTTCCAAGCTGGCGTCACCGCGGGCCGTGCTGACCGCGGCGGTCGTGAGCCTGGGCATCGGCGCGGTGGCCGGGCTCGTGCTCGCCGCGTTCAGCGCGCCGTGGCTGATCGCGGTCGGCGCCGTGTGCATCGCCGGCGCCTGGCTCTACACCGGTGGCAAGAAGCCCTACGGCTACCTCGGCCTGGGCGAGGTGGCCGTGTTCATCTTCTTCGGCCTGGTCGCGGTCCTGGGCGCGCAGTACACGCAGGCCCTGCGCGTCGACTGGGTCGGACTGGTCGCGGCGGTGGCCATGGGCTCGCTGTCCTCGGCCGTGCTGGTGGCCAACAACCTGCGCGACATCCCCACCGACACCGAGTCCGGCAAGATCACGCTGGCCGTGCGCCTCGGCGATGCCCGCACCCGCCTGCTGTATCAACTGCTGGTCGCCGTAGCCCTGGTGCTGCCCCTGGTGCTGATGCTCGCCACGCCGTGGTGTGCGGTCGGCCTGCTCGCGGTCGTACCGGCGGTGCGGGGACTGCGACCGGTACGTGACGGCAGCACGGGCGCCCAGCTGATCCCGGTGCTGCGCGACACCGGGCTGACCATGCTGGTGTGGGCCGTCGCGGTCTCGCTGGCCTTGTACCTGGGGTAACCCCTCCCCCGCCCAAACCCCTTCCCCGCCCGGAGCCGTTCGCCATTTTCCACGCCTGGGTCGTCGACCGTCGACAGCCACGACCCAGGCGTCGATCTCGGCGAACTCCGGCGAGCACAAACCACGCGTCACACCGCAGCGGTGCACTAACGTGACCGTCGGCCCGCAATGGCAAC
Protein-coding regions in this window:
- the menE gene encoding o-succinylbenzoate--CoA ligase, giving the protein MAAALDDVLTGNGSAILPVPADDERQRSLLTTTLRAGEEIDDDVAVVISTSGTTGEPKGAMLTAAALRSSAESTHARLGGAGRWLLALPAYHIAGLQVLVRSTLAGTTPVAVSASFDPSELPSAVAALGSGRRYASLVAVQLDKSLRDPGAAEALADLDAVLIGGGPMPAGVADRAEAAGVHVVRTYGMSETAGGCVYDGVALDGVNVRVDNSRILLGGATVAKGYRNTITPDPFAEPDWFRTDDLGTVDDSGVLRVLGRVDDAVSTGGLTVLPQLVESALAGHPAIAECAVFGVPDERLGQRVAAALVLTPGSSAPDVAELCGHVAQTLDATAAPREVHVVDELPRRGIGKVDRRALMARFGER
- a CDS encoding DUF3349 domain-containing protein — its product is MAEASFLDNVLRWLRAGYPEGVPHKDHFALLALLTRSLTEDEVVKATHDILRSSDGARPITDDEIHVAVHNVIEKEPNPEEINQVAARLASVGWPLSTPAR
- a CDS encoding GNAT family N-acetyltransferase; this encodes MGAGRAAAVSNGNPRADGAQLFCGVDLARRIEKAEAGLIVAATHAAGDRGADGLVLPVAGGFACFAETDSPMNKVVGLGFEGVPDEAVLGEIERAFAARGSETRVELSNLADPEIAALLSGRGYRLVEFENVLGRPVGDERSPASDVQVRRAEDLTAWVNVVVEGFAHPDDGPVSHEQFPADILERAERDIEKAGATAYVALRDGVVAGGGMMRRADGIAQLCGAATAPAHRRRGVQAALLAARLAEAADAGCEIAVVTTAPGSKSQNNVQRRGFQLLYTRAILVKPVQ
- a CDS encoding DUF3349 domain-containing protein, whose protein sequence is MNEFLAKIAAWLNAGYPDGVPGPDRVPLLALLTRRLTNDEVKAVARDLIDRGDFDHIDIGVLITQITDELPRVQDVERVRERLAAKGWPLDDPRETEGSLDTDEARNNGVDPKDAGGPA
- a CDS encoding pyridoxamine 5'-phosphate oxidase family protein is translated as MRREVTSVDDLRALVGHPTAAAVNKVTARLSEAQQVWLKQSPLGFVATTDAQGRVDVSPKGDPPGFVHIIDDTTIAIPERPGNRRADGYLNVLERPHVGTVFVIPGRGDTLRINGTAQILSDADYFDTMAVNGKRPILALEIAVDEVFFHCPKAFLRSDTWKPETWNPTAAPSVAQMAKEFKPDQSRAELDEYYREDNLRKILY
- a CDS encoding MmpS family transport accessory protein, encoding MLKVIRRIWLPFLIVIAMGAGVLIVMNVRKVFGAHPVIITETTSDNAEDFNPKVVKYEIFGTGGTAVINYMDLEGRPQRTGTVPLPWTVTLQTTLPSVQPNIMAQGDGDSISCRVTVDDEVKEERTATGLNAQTFCFVKAA
- a CDS encoding inorganic phosphate transporter, which encodes MSSELIVLVLLIATALAFDFTNGFHDTGNAMATSIATRALKPKTAVLLAGVLNLVGAFLSVEVAITVTSSVLKIQDSTTGALIPSIDASTGLTIIFAGLIGGILWNLLTWLFGIPSSSSHALFGGLIGAGLAAIGLAGVNWSGVSQKVLIPAVAAPVIACLVACCGTWLVYRITRNVAQKRREAGFRWGQIATASLVALSHGTNDAQKTMGVIALALITTGHLSGDVKNNGLPFWIIASCALAIGLGTYIGGWRVIRTLGKGLVEIESPQGLAAEASSAAIILSSSAAGMALSTTHVATGSILGSGVGKPAAEVRWAVAGRMAVAWLVTLPAAGFVGALAFWLSHGIESLTSSSLAGDGLIFLVLVALSGYMWWRAQQQKVDPSNVNADWDHSTNSVVPAELREASNSTPNSDKPAGTATSGADKAAV
- a CDS encoding TetR/AcrR family transcriptional regulator: MTEETRRVLRRDAERNRQRVLTAARELFAEKGLEATLNDVARHANVGAGTVYRRFATKEELIEAIFVDGMEQLTALAKTALQHEDSWSGFAWYVASMCEITATDRGLREIAFSKVYGGDRVKACQEGLVPVLTALVERAQRDGHLRPELSSTDMPLLGLLSGTVSEFAGHVDPELWRRYVAILLEGMRCQPGQSPIPVQALDGEALDAAMRTWAPAGPPR